In the Elioraea tepida genome, one interval contains:
- a CDS encoding alpha/beta fold hydrolase, giving the protein MLPGTIDAICEDYRAAATIDLVHDRESRASGRRITAPAAVLWGAKGKVGGWYDVAAIWRLYAEDLRLAEPVPSGHYLAEEAPEAVLDAFGRFFG; this is encoded by the coding sequence ATGCTCCCCGGAACGATCGACGCGATCTGCGAGGACTATCGCGCCGCGGCGACGATCGACCTCGTGCATGACCGGGAGAGCCGCGCCTCGGGCCGGCGAATCACCGCTCCGGCGGCGGTGCTGTGGGGGGCGAAGGGGAAGGTCGGCGGCTGGTACGATGTCGCGGCGATCTGGCGCCTCTACGCCGAAGACCTCAGGCTCGCCGAGCCGGTGCCGTCCGGCCACTACCTCGCCGAGGAGGCGCCGGAGGCAGTGCTCGACGCGTTCGGGCGCTTCTTCGGCTGA
- a CDS encoding GNAT family N-acetyltransferase — protein MPDAAYEGSIRPGRDADAAGYIALIGACWGEYPGCVLDVENEAPELRALASHIAARGGALWTAEVAGAVVGMVGTVPLNHDDAWEITRMYVAATHRGTGLAADLLRTAEGHARSRGAKRIVLWTDTRFEAAHRFYEKHSYVRAGSIRVLDDRSRSLEFRYAKPISGTVVEILDPAAAVSAERRLAEVLKACVDDGAVVGFLAPLPIEKARAFWRERASEVAAARRVILAAWVDGEIAGCLQLDLDVPENQTHRAEVRQLLVHPEFRRRGVGRELMARIDRAATAHGRRLLVLRTWPGGPAETIVRSLGWQFVGVIPGYAMRPTGEPVDEGYWWKRVE, from the coding sequence TTGCCTGACGCTGCATACGAGGGAAGCATACGCCCAGGACGTGACGCCGATGCAGCAGGCTACATCGCCCTGATCGGCGCCTGCTGGGGCGAATATCCGGGCTGCGTTCTCGACGTCGAGAACGAGGCGCCGGAGCTTCGCGCCCTTGCGAGCCACATCGCCGCGCGCGGCGGCGCTCTCTGGACCGCGGAGGTCGCGGGCGCCGTTGTCGGCATGGTCGGCACCGTGCCGCTGAACCACGACGATGCGTGGGAAATCACCCGCATGTACGTGGCCGCTACGCATCGCGGCACCGGGCTCGCGGCCGATCTCCTGCGCACGGCGGAGGGGCATGCGCGGTCGCGAGGCGCGAAGCGGATCGTGCTTTGGACCGACACGCGCTTCGAGGCCGCGCACCGTTTCTACGAGAAGCACTCCTATGTGCGCGCGGGCTCCATCCGCGTGCTCGATGACCGCTCGCGCTCGCTCGAGTTCCGCTACGCCAAGCCGATCTCTGGAACGGTCGTCGAGATCCTCGACCCGGCCGCGGCCGTCTCCGCCGAACGACGCCTCGCCGAGGTCCTGAAGGCCTGTGTCGATGACGGCGCGGTCGTCGGCTTCCTCGCGCCGCTGCCGATCGAGAAGGCGCGCGCCTTCTGGCGCGAGCGCGCCTCCGAGGTCGCCGCCGCGCGGCGCGTCATCCTCGCGGCTTGGGTCGATGGCGAGATCGCGGGCTGCCTGCAGCTCGATCTCGACGTGCCGGAGAACCAGACGCATCGCGCCGAGGTGCGCCAGCTCCTCGTCCACCCCGAGTTCCGTCGGCGCGGCGTCGGGCGGGAGCTGATGGCGCGGATCGACCGCGCGGCGACCGCCCACGGCCGGCGGCTGCTCGTGCTGCGCACCTGGCCGGGCGGGCCTGCGGAGACGATCGTCCGGTCCCTCGGCTGGCAGTTTGTCGGCGTGATCCCCGGTTACGCCATGCGCCCCACCGGCGAGCCGGTGGATGAGGGCTATTGGTGGAAGCGGGTCGAGTAG